In Musa acuminata AAA Group cultivar baxijiao chromosome BXJ2-8, Cavendish_Baxijiao_AAA, whole genome shotgun sequence, one genomic interval encodes:
- the LOC103995754 gene encoding probable protein phosphatase 2C 3: protein MHGKGWLLHRLFDHRLEENVEEREPVTTSAGELGRLNIVGSAEIGPLPCWPGDLCLSRSPGDVDAGEFIISVPHVKQVELSDSGGKLIIASDGIWDAWTSEMAANCFCRGLASELAARQSS from the exons ATGCATGGGAAAGGTTGGCTTCTGCATCGACTGTTTGATCATAGGCTAGAAGAGAATGTTGAAGA GAGGGAACCTGTTACCACCAGTGCCGGTGAACTAGGAAGGCTCAACATTGTAGGTAGTGCTGAG ATAGGTCCCCTTCCCTGTTGGCCAGGGGATTTATGCCTGTCCAGATCACCAGGGGATGTGGATGCTGGGGAATTTATTATTTCAGTACCTCATGTTAAGCAAGTTGAG TTATCAGATTCTGGAGGAAAACTTATAATTGCTTCAGATGGCATCTGGGATGCTTGGACTTCTGAAATGGCTGCAAACTGTTTTTGCCGAGGTCTGGCTTCAGAGCTTGCTGCCAGGCAAAGTAGTTAA
- the LOC135620214 gene encoding glycosyltransferase BC10-like encodes MKETSKTRRGFREWSFTMATLLSCFSLVVFAFGSLVALHFAKSLVFADLCFGTYTLQSSMTGIALANPVYEAARNADAGGSLWHSMSDEELLRRASAVPRAVESRRKAKVAFMFLTRGRIPFRVLWERFFRGHDGLFSVYIHASPDLEEEPPEESVFYRRRIPSKPVEWGRPSMVDAERRLLANALLDASNERFVLLSESCIPLFDFPTIYNYLIGSALSFVSSFDDPRKAGRGRYSRRMHPTVTLAEWRKGSQWFEVQRGLAVGIVSDRRYYPVFREHCRPPCYVDEHYLPTAVAKLAPGLNANRSVTWVDWSRGGSHPATYKRRDVSLGLMERMRSGSKCVYNRTTTSSCFLFARKFEATALGRLLLIADVAKRWNRH; translated from the exons ATGAAGGAGACGTCGAAGACCCGAAGAGGCTTCCGGGAATGGAGCTTCACTATGGCAACTCTTCTGAGCTGCTTCTCGTTAGTCGTCTTCGCCTTCGGATCACTTGTCGCCCTTCATTTCGCCAAGTCCTTGGTCTTTGCAGATCTCTGCTTTGGTACCTACACTCTGCAGTCCTCCATGACGGGTATCGCTCTTGCCAACCCGGTATACGAGGCCGCGAGAAACGCCGACGCCGGGGGAAGCTTGTGGCACTCGATGAGCGACGAGGAGCTGCTGCGGCGTGCGTCGGCGGTGCCGCGGGCGGTGGAGAGCCGCAGGAAGGCGAAGGTGGCGTTCATGTTCCTGACGAGGGGGAGGATTCCGTTTAGGGTGTTGTGGGAGAGGTTCTTTCGAGGGCATGATGGGCTCTTCTCCGTCTACATCCACGCGTCTCCGGACTTGGAAGAGGAGCCACCGGAGGAGTCGGTGTTCTACAGGAGAAGAATACCAAGCAAG CCGGTGGAATGGGGGCGGCCGAGCATGGTCGACGCGGAGCGGCGGCTCCTAGCGAACGCGCTCCTCGACGCCTCCAACGAGCGCTTCGTCCTCCTCTCTGAGTCGTGCATACCACTATTCGACTTCCCCACCATCTACAACTACCTCATCGGCTCCGCCCTCAGCTTCGTCAGCTCCTTCGACGACCCCAGGAAGGCCGGCCGCGGGCGGTACAGCCGGCGCATGCACCCAACCGTCACCTTGGCGGAGTGGCGGAAGGGGTCGCAGTGGTTCGAGGTGCAGCGGGGGTTGGCCGTGGGGATCGTGTCGGACCGGCGGTACTACCCGGTGTTCCGGGAGCACTGCCGGCCGCCGTGCTACGTGGACGAGCACTACCTGCCCACGGCGGTGGCCAAGCTCGCCCCGGGGCTCAACGCCAACAGGAGCGTCACTTGGGTGGACTGGTCCCGCGGAGGCTCACATCCGGCCACCTACAAGCGCAGGGATGTCTCCCTGGGGTTGATGGAGAGGATGAGGAGCGGCTCCAAGTGCGTCTACAACAGGACGACTACCTCCTCCTGCTTCCTGTTTGCGAGGAAGTTCGAGGCCACTGCGCTTGGGCGCTTGTTGTTGATTGCCGATGTTGCCAAGAGATGGAATCGGCATTGA
- the LOC135620216 gene encoding uncharacterized protein LOC135620216: MWAVGGLNSGPVHMTPNQPPNINEGSFDRSQPECSSGMAGDDQAEDARREAALACTPLFQPNFRPSKATQAQLDKLKELHKKRLQLKEKEEVKRLKGSSQRRGKIREEDTDVKNSTNSSASSADGSSSVSPLEQRSCLDQRAPTLVSNKRRKLHWGLDAKERWERKANM, translated from the exons ATGTGGGCCGTTGGGGGCCTCAATTCCGGTCCGGTCCATATGACACCGAACCAACCACCAAACATAAACGAGGGTTCCTTCGATCGATCGCAACCGGAGTGCAGCAGCGGCATGGCCGGCGACGACCAGGCGGAGGACGCGAGGAGGGAGGCAGCATTGGCCTGTACGCCGCTCTTCCAACCCAACTTCAGGCCTTCCAAGGCCACGCAAGCACAGCTCGACAAGCTCAAG GAATTACACAAGAAGCGCTTGCAactcaaagaaaaagaagaggtgaAAAGATTGAAAG GGAGCTCTCAGCGGCGCGGAAAGATACGTGAGGAGGACACTGATGTCAAGAATAGCACAAATTCTTCAGCAAGTAGTGCTGATGGCAGTTCAAGTGTTTCTCCATTAGAGCAAAGGTCTTGTTTG GATCAGAGAGCTCCCACTTTGGTgtcaaataaaagaagaaagttaCACTGGGG CCTTGATGCAAAGGAAAGATGGGAAAGAAAGGCAAATATGTGA